AGCTGAGCAAGCATATCAAAAGGCTATTGAACTGGGGTTTCCTGCTGAAGAATTGGAAAAATCACGAAAAACACCTTAATCGTGGTCTAAGGCTATAAAAAAGACAGCTGAGTTGCCGATTGATTAATCACATAAGCAACGGGTTTATTTGTTTTTCTTACATGACCTTCCACAACAGCTTTGTCTAACCAATCCTGCATTTGTGATTGTCTCACATTCAAGGATTCGGCAAGACATTTCACGTTGTTTGGTTGCTGTAGACGATCGAGGATCAATGGCAAGACAGCTTCATATATAATGTCCTTTGTGCGATCGTCAGCGTTTTGTAGGTGAGAGTGTGCGATCGCGTGAGGTATCTGTACTGGTTCATCCAAAGATACAGATGTTGCCAAAAGTTCTTTTAATGAAGTATTCCAAGGTTCTGACGGGAAAGCTTGTGCTCCTTTGTCATGCAGTTGGCGAATACCTTCTGATGCACTTGGATGCATCCGTATAAAAATCGGTATATCTCTCATTTTTTCCAAAGCTTCCACCGCCCCAGCCCAAGTACCGCCCTTCCCCAGTGACGAACTGACAACAAGAGCATAATCTGCTAAAGCGTAAATATACTTATTCCGTCCCATTGCGTTACCAGCATTGAAACCAGCATCAGGGTCGTAACTAGAGATTAAGGCAAGTCTACCTTCTTTAATACTGGAACGATACTTACCATTAACAGACGCTTTTGTCAAACTATCTGCTACTACGCCGATAGATGTTCCCCCAGATTCCAACACACCTAACATTGCTGCTTGGTCTATTCCACGCGCCCCGCCAGATACCACCTGGATGTCATGAGTAAAGCAAGTTTGTGCAACTCTTTGAGTATAGCTGAGGCTTTCCTCATCCACATCACGAGAACCAACAATTGCCAATCCTCCCCTTGATAACAATTCAATATTGCCAACCCCATAGAGAATTGCGGGTGCGGAATGTCTCAGTCTCTGCTTGAGACACTTGGGATAGTTGCTATCACCTCTTCCCAAAACCCATAGCCCCTGATTTGTCCATTTCTCTACTGCCAAACTCAGCATCGCACCTCGTTCCAATAAAGTCAGTAACCTCTGGGGGTGAAGTTTCCGACTGGTTATTGTTTCTAAAACTTCTTGTGCTGTTGGTTCCAGTAAGTTTGCAGGACGCATTTGATGTTCTCGCAACCAGTCAGCTAAAGAGTTATATTCACTCAAGGTGAGAGGTTGAGGTTCAAGTTGACGATTTTGCCCAAAACTAGCACATAACAGTAAGATGGCTTGAGTATCTGGTGACAGCACGTGATTTAACATGATTTTTTAATCACCTCGATCGAAGGTATTCAGTGCTAGTGCTAAAGGAAAAACCTCACCACTTCCAGCACGACGTAAAAGTGCTGCAACAACAGTAAAAGTCCAACGCGAATCAACCATATCATCTACCAAGAACA
This genomic interval from Scytonema hofmannii PCC 7110 contains the following:
- a CDS encoding DNA-processing protein DprA codes for the protein MLNHVLSPDTQAILLLCASFGQNRQLEPQPLTLSEYNSLADWLREHQMRPANLLEPTAQEVLETITSRKLHPQRLLTLLERGAMLSLAVEKWTNQGLWVLGRGDSNYPKCLKQRLRHSAPAILYGVGNIELLSRGGLAIVGSRDVDEESLSYTQRVAQTCFTHDIQVVSGGARGIDQAAMLGVLESGGTSIGVVADSLTKASVNGKYRSSIKEGRLALISSYDPDAGFNAGNAMGRNKYIYALADYALVVSSSLGKGGTWAGAVEALEKMRDIPIFIRMHPSASEGIRQLHDKGAQAFPSEPWNTSLKELLATSVSLDEPVQIPHAIAHSHLQNADDRTKDIIYEAVLPLILDRLQQPNNVKCLAESLNVRQSQMQDWLDKAVVEGHVRKTNKPVAYVINQSATQLSFL